The window ATATTGTTGTTGACGGTGCATCTAATGACAAAACACTGGAAATTGTTAGAATGTTTCCTGATAATGAGGTGTTAATAGTTTCAGAGCCGGACCGGGGAATTTATGATGCTATGAACAAGGGGATTTCATTGGCAACAGGGGATATTGTCGGTTTTTTAAATGCCGATGACTTCTATGCTGATGACAATGTCATTCAAGAGATCGTAAATGTATTTTCTGATTCGACTATAGAAGCATGTTATTCCGATTTGGTATATGTTGATAAAGACAACATTAATACTGTTGTTAGATATTGGAAATCTCGACATTATCGCGATGGGCTGTTCAGCAAGGGATGGGTGCCGCCGCATCCTACATTTTTTACGCGTCGAGAGTTATATGATCGTTTAGGGGATTTCGATTTAACATTTCCAATTGCAGCGGATTTTGAGCTGATGCTGCGATTTATTGCCTGCAATAAAGTAAAAACACATTACATACCTCATGTTACGGTTCATATGCGGTTGGGTGGAACATCCAACAAGAGTATAAAAAATATCATTAGGCAAAATATCGAAATACGAAAAGCAATCATGAAGAATGGTATTAAGACATCTGTTGGATTTTATAGTTGTAGAGTTGTAGATAAATTAACACAATACGTCAAAAAACCGAAATACGATCGTGAATACTAAACTGTGTGCTAAATATAGTATATATTTAACTATGTGGCATCATTATGAAATTATATAAGAATAAACTTAAGCGTTTTTACGATATATGTTTTTCTGGGTTATTGTTACTGTTGTTACTGCCTTTATTGCTGTTAATTGCAATGATCGTCAGGTTAACGTCCCCCGGTCCAGCTTTTTATTGGTCTGAGCGAGTTGGAGCAAATAATCAGATTTTTAACATGCCGAAATTTAGAACAATGCAGATAAATACTCCTACTGTTGCAACTCATCTGCTTGGAGATCCAACACATTATGTCACATCTATCGGCCATTTTCTGCGTAGAACAAGTTTGGATGAGTTGCCGCAGTTGTATAGCATCTTGTGCGGTGATATGAGTTTTGTTGGGCCTCGACCCGCATTATATAATCAAGACGATTTGATCAAACTGCGAGTGGAAAGAGGCGTTCATCGGCTAATACCTGGGCTTACAGGGTGGGCTCAGATTAATGGTCGTGATGAGTTGCCAATTCCTATAAAAGTTGATTTGGATGAATATTATCTCCAAAATCAATCACTGTGTTTTGATTTAAGGATAATCGTGATTACTTTATTCAAAGTTTTACGTCGCGATGGAGTTGCCCATTGACAGATTCGACGCACATTCCATTGGTTACCATAGTAACACCATCTTATAATCAGGGTCGATTTATTGAAGCAACTATCTTGAGTGTGTTAAATCAGGACTACCCCAATATTGAATATTTTGTTATTGATGGCGGTTCATCAGATAACACTATTGATATTCTTCAAAAATATGAAAATCGTCTTACGTGGATTTCTGAGCCTGATATCGGGCAATCTCAAGCGATTAACAAAGGATTCCAGCTGGGTAGGGGAGAAATCCTTGGTTGGCTTAATTCTGATGATACCTACGAGCCCGGTGCAATTCGCACTGTTGTGGAATATCTTGGAAAGCATGCTGACATCATGATGGTATATGGTGAAGGCAATCTCATGGATATAGATGGAAATTTTATAAAACGTTTTCCTACAATGCAAACCTTCGATTTGTGGGCATTTATTTTTCAGTTGTCCAATTTTATGCAGCCATCAACTTTTTTCCGCAAAAATGCAATCAGCACGCTTGGATTATTAGACACAAGCATGCACTGGTATATGGATTTTGAATATTGGTTGCGTATTGGGTCTCGGTTTAATGTCGGCCATTCTAATCACGTATTATCTAACACCAGAATCTACCCTGCGACAAAGACTGCTCGTGGCGGTATAATAAGATTATATGAATTATTTTCTGTTATAAATAAATACAGCAGTAATACATTTATAGCTTCTTCATGTATGTTTATAGGTGGATTATTCGCGTCACATCTCAAGTATAAGCACACGAAGATATATAATTGTTTTCAAAGTCATATTTTATTGTGCAAATCTTTTCTCAAAAAAAAAATATCAAACCATCACGGTGTTTATGCTGACGATTGGCTAGGGAAGAAAGCTCGTTTTATGCTTCCTGTACTGAATGCAGCGAGTCATATCCGAATTGGAATTGAATTCCCTGAAGACACTCGACTTATACCGAATCAGATTTGTGCCGAATTAAATGGTAAAGCAGTAAGTGTTCTCTCTTGTGCTACCCCTGGCAGTTATCAGTTGAAAATCCCCTGTAACTCCATAGCTACCGCTCCGATTGAAATTGTTTTGATCTTCTCCCGCGCCCTTCCTCCGGACAGCCAGCGCCGGCGGCTTGCCTGCAAGCTTGTCAGTGTGGATTTCATTGCTTGATTTATAAGAACTTTCCCACCAGTATCTCGTGCCGGCAATGACATGCCACGTTGACATGCCATAAGTTTTTGCTAGATTTGGAGGGTGTTCTTGTTCTGACATTGACGCTATCCCGGAGAGTCGTATGTTTTCAGGCCGCAGAATCTTGGTCTTCCTTCTTGATACATGCCTCATTGCCTGTGCTTACGTTCTTTCGTTTGTTTTTCGTTTCGATTTTTACCTTTCTTCTGAGATCTTCGAGGTCGTCTTACAGTCATTGGCAATCGTACTTGCCGTAAAGGTAACGATTTTTCTTGCCTCTGGTCTGTACCGTAATATCTGGCGTTATGCTTCACTACAGGATGCCGTCGAGATCTTCAAGGTCGTTACGCTATCTACCATCCTTTCGGCATTTGCCCTGCTGCTGTTCCACCAGACCCCCCACATCCCTCGTTCCATTTACCTCCTGGACTGGTTTCTCCTCTTTTTCATGATGTCGAGCAGCCGCCTGGTATGGCGCATGTACCGGGAGCGGTGTCTGCTCCCCAAACTGCACAGCGGGCGGCGTACTCTCATCGTCGGAGCCGGGGAAGCGGGTAACCTTCTGCTAAAGGAGATACGGAAACAGGCGGACTCTCCCTACAACGTGATCGGTTTCGTGGACGATGACTTGGACAAGCAGAAGATGCGCCTGGCCGGGGTGCCGGTGCTGGGAACTGTCGCTCACCTGCATGGCGTTATCCGCAAGTATGCCGTTGAAGATGTGATCATCGCCATTCCTTCGGCCAGTGGCACCGTCATCCGAAACCTGGTGGACTGCTGCAAGAAGACCAAGGTCCGCTTCAAGACATTGCCGAGCATCACCGCAATCATTGATGGCAAAATATCCGTCTCACACATCAAGGATGTGGAGATTGAGGACCTGCTCGGGAGGGAAACGGTTACCCTGGATGAAGGAAGGATCTGCGACTACCTCACCGGCAAGCGCGTTCTGGTAACCGGAGCCGCCGGGAGTATCGGCAGCGAGATCTGCCGGCAGGTGGCTGCATTTGGCCCGGCGAAGCTGATTCTCTTCGACAATGCCGAGACGCCGCTCTATCATATCGAGAAGGAATTGACTGAAAAATATATGGAATTTCCCCTCATTCCGGTGCTTGGCGACATCCGGCACCGCGACCGCGTCGAAGAGGTGATGGGAGAATTTTTACCCGATGTGGTCTTCCACGCCGCAGCCTACAAGCATGTGCCGATGATGGAGTACAATCCGGCTGAGGCAGTTACCAACAACATCCAGGGCACGAAGATCCTGGCTGATGCGGCGCATCGCGTCGGTGTGAGAAATTTCGTGATGATCTCCACTGACAAGGCGGTGAATCCCACCAATGTCATGGGGGCGAGCAAACGGACTGCCGAGATTTACGTCCAGGCGCTGGCGAGAAAGAGCGGGACGAACTTCACCACGGTCCGGTTCGGGAATGTCCTTGGCAGCAACGGCAGCGTCATCCCGCTGTTCAAGGAGCAGATCAGGAACGGTGGCCCGGTTACGGTTACCGACTCCCGGGTCATCCGCTATTTCATGACCATCCCCGAGGCTTGCCAACTGGTGCTGCAGGCCGGGTGTATCGGAAATGGCGGGGAGATTTTCGTGCTCGATATGGGTGAGCCGGTCCGCATCCTGGATCTTGCCGAAGAGCTGATCCGCCTTTCCGGATTTACTCCGAACCAGGACATCGATATCGTTTTTACCGGTCTGCGTCCTGGAGAGAAGCTGTTCGAGGAGCTTCTGATAGAGGGGGAAGGGATAAAGCCAACAGCTCATGAAAAGATTCGCGTGCTCGAGTCGGTTGCAATCGACCTGAATGACATAAACAGTGAACTGGCCGTACTGTTCCAGCTTGCCCATCAGAGCGACATCCCCGGCTTGCTGGCAACCCTTCGCGACCTGGTCCCGGAATTCACCCCTCGCTATTCCTTTGACGGCCAGGCGCCACCTGCCTTTCAGCGCGTTCGGCCGGATCTCTTTCCCCTCGCCCGCAAGGGCGTCCATAAAGTCCTGTCACTCAAGAAACTGCACCAGCAGACAGTCTGATTTTTCTTGACAAACAGGCATCCGTATGGGACCTGAAGAAGGGTTTACTTCCTGATGTAGTGGGGTTTCGTGTTGCTCCCGAAAGTATCGAATATCTGCAACCAGTCTGTATTCAAATGCCTGAGACGTTTTTCCCTCGTGCTGCTGGCGATGTTCGTCGCAGGGATCTCTTTCACCTCTTCATGCCATGCAGGGGTGGCAGCTGCCAACATCCCCCTTGACAGCAGTCTCTACCAAGGGCTGGAGAAACTCGCAGGATATGGGCTTATTCCCTCCGAGTTCAGGGGCATTCGTCCCTATTCCCGTGCCGAGGCGGCCCGGCTTCTCACGCAGGCCGAAGAAGCCCTGACAGTGCAGAAGGAGGCTGTCCCTCCTCTCGCCCATGAGCTGGTGAAGCAGTTACGGGCACTGGTACCCCGCGAGATAGCCCTCCAGAGTGATGCATCGTCTGCTCCGCTGTTCGACATCAATCCGTTCGCCTCTATCCGTCTCCGGTATACCTGGCTGGACGGTCTTGCCCGCAATTTCACCCGGCAGGTACACGACCCCGGTGGTGATGGTGTTTTCGGTATCGGAGCAGGCCTGCGGCCGGACAATCCCTACCCCTCGCCAGTCTGGCAACAGGGGGGGGAAGGAACCCCGCTGTTTGAAAACAATGAGGGGGTGCGATATGTGGACGGCGACAACTTCCATGCCCAGTGGGGCATGGAGGCCACAGTCTCCACCTGGGGGCTCCTCTTTCTGGAACCGCAATTCCTGCATTCTGCCGAGACCGACCGGGTAGACCTGCGCAAGGGATATGTGAAGCTCGGCAATGGGGCGCTGGAACTGGAGATCGGGCGTGATGCCGCGTGGTTCGGGCCCGGATACCGGGGCGCCCTGACCCTCACCAACAACGCGCGCAATTTCGACCTGGTCAAGCTGTCGAGCCCGGAGCCGGTTGATCTCGGTAACTGGGGGCTTCTGAAATATGCGCTGCTCGCTTCCCGTTTCGAGCGAACGGTTACCAACGGGGTGGAGCGCGAGCCTTACTTCTTTGCCCTGAAGCTTTCCTACAAGCCCGTCGACGCCTGGGAAATCGGCTTCAACATGGGGAAGCAGGTGGGAGGCCCCGGGGTCGACAACAGTCTTGGCAGCACGTTGCGTGGCATTGTCGGCGGTACGAGCGATGACAATGCCAACAGCCTGGCCGGTTTCGATCTCCGCTACCGCGCCTCCTGGTTACGCAATACGGAATTCTACGGGGAGTTCTCCGGAGAGGATACCGCCAAGTTCTGGCCGATTGTGGAAAGTTACGTGGCAGGCATCTTTGTCCCGAATCTGACCGGTGATGGCCGTAATGACCTCAGGTTCGAGTATTTCTGGGGGAACCAGATCCTCTACACCAACGGCACCTTTCCCGGGGGGTATGTGAACCAGGGGATGCCGATCGGCCATTCCCAGGGGGGGGCGACCCAGGACTTCTTCTTCAGGTACAGCCACTGGTTTTCAGCGAGGACTAACCTGGCCCTGGAGTATATCCATACCCAGCGCGGCGTGATCGGAAAGCTTCCGGGGCAGGAAGAGGAGCAGAAGAACGCCTGGCGCGGCTTCTGTCGCCTGCCCATTTATGGTGACTGGGATGCGGAGCTGATGTATGGCTGGGAGCATGTCAACAATTTCGACCTTCTCCCCGGAGCAGAGCGGACAAATCAGGTTTTTGCGCTAGACTTGAGCTACCGTTATTAAGGAACACAGCCTATTCTGACGAAGGGATGCACCATGCAGAAAGTTCTTGTTACCGGAGGTTGCGGCTATATCGGTAGCCATGTGGTTCGCCAGTTGAGCGAGGCCGGCTATGCAGTGGTCGTCTATGATAATCTCTCGACCGGGTTTGCCGACGCACTCATTCATGGGGAACAGCTGATCGTGGGGGATCTCGCCGATACGGCGCGGCTGGATGCCCTGTTCGTGGAGCACGGCTTCAGACAGGTCCTCCATTTTGCCGCGGCAATCGTGGCCCCTGAATCGGTCACCGATCCGCTCAAATATTATTCCAATAATACCCGCAATACCCTCAATCTGCTCCAGGCCTGCGTCAAGCACGGTGTCGAACGCTTCGTCTTCTCCAGCACTGCTGCGGTATATGGCATGCCCGCTGACGGCTATGCCAGCGAGACGAGTCCTACCGAGCCGATCAATCCCTATGGAACCTCGAAACTGATGAGCGAATGGATGCTGCGGGACACGGCAGCTGCCCATGCCCTGAAATTCGTGGCTCTCCGCTATTTCAACGTTGCCGGAGCCGATCCGCTGGCGCGCATGGGGCAGCGCACCCCGGAGGCAACCCATCTGATCAAGGTCTGTTGCCAGACTGCCCTCGGCCTGCGTGACCGGGTGGCCATCTACGGCACCGACTACGATACGCCGGACGGCACGGGGATCCGCGATTACATCCACATCGAGGATCTGGCGGCTGCCCATCTTGCTGCGCTTTCCTATCTGGAACAGGGGGGAGAGTCGACGCGCATTAATGTGGGCTATGGCTGTGGGGCAAGTGTGCGGGAGGTCATCTCCCTGGTGAAAGATGTGAGTGGTATCGATTTCCCGGTCATCGAGGCGCCGCGGCGGCCGGGTGACCCGGCCATGCTGGTGGCCCGTGCGGATAAAATCCGTTCGCTGCTAGCCTGGACTTCCCGCCACGACAACCTGCGGAGCATCGTGGCCGATGCCTGGCGCTGGGAAAGCAAGTTGCAGGGCAGATAGCGGTTTAGACTGTTCAGATCTCAGGAGTTTTTTTTATGATAAAGAGCATGACCGGATATGGCAAGGCAGTACGGGAGGTCGGGGGGAGCAAGCTGGTGGTGGAGATCCGCTCGGTGAACCATCGCTATGGCGAGGTCTCCGTCAAGGTGCCGCGGACGATGCTGGCATTGGAAAATGATGTCAGGCGCCTGGTGACGACGCGGCTCAAACGGGGCAAGATCGAGGTCTTTGTCAAACAGGAGTCGTTTGTCGGGGCGGCAAGCATGCCGGTTCTGAACATCCCCCTTGCCAAGGCCTATCATAAGGCGTTCATGTCGTTGAAGGAGGCGCTGGGGCTCGGAGAACCCATATCCCTGTCGCTGCTCGCGGCACAGCGCGACGTGCTGGTCATCGGTGACGAAGAGTCCGCACCCGAGACCTGGCTTCCCGAACTGACCGCTGCCGCCAACCAGGCGGTCGACGGTCTCGAAGCCATGCGGATGCGCGAGGGGGAGGCGCTTCTGGCCGACATCACCCAGCGCCTGGCAACCCTGGAATCCCTCATTGCAACAGTGGCCGAACGGGTGCCACAGGTCGTCAGCGATACGGCGGCAAAGCTGCGGGAAAGGGTTTCGCAGCTCCTTGCCAGCAACCCCCTCGATGAGGCGAGGATCGCCCAGGAGGTGGCTCTCATGGCTGATCGGTGCGATGTGACCGAAGAGCTGGTACGGTTCAGGAGCCATCTTACACAGATGTCGTCAACCCTGCGGGCAGACGAGCCGGTGGGGCGCAAGCTGGATTTTCTGCTCCAGGAGCTGAACCGGGAGGTGAACACCATCGGTTCGAAGGCCAACGATGCAGAGCTTGCGACGCAGGTGATCGCCCTCAAGGCCGAGCTGGAAAAGATCCGCGAGCAGGTGCAGAATATCGAATAGCGCCGGAAAGGTAAGGGGGGAAGGGGTTTTCATGAAACGAGAAGGGATTGTCTTCATTATCTCTGCTCCGTCAGGGGCCGGCAAGACCACGCTCTGCAAGGAAGTCATTGACATATTCCATGATTTGCGGCATTCTGTGAGCTACACCACGCGGCAGGCGCGCCCCGGCGAGGTTCATGGCCGGGATTATTTTTTTGTGGGACAGGAAGAGTTTCGCCGGATGGTGGAGGCTGATGAGTTTGTCGAATGGGCCGAGGTCCATGGCAACTGTTACGGAACCGCCCTTGCTACCCTGGCAGAGTACCGCAGCCGCAACATCGACGTGATTCTGGATATCGATTGCCAGGGAGCGCGTCAACTCAAGGAACAGTTTGCCGGAGGGGTTTTCATCTTCATCCTGCCTCCCAGCTACCATGAATTGCGTCGCCGGCTGGATAAGCGCAATTCCGACAGCGAAGAGGTCATTGAGATGCGGATCGAGAATGCCGCCGCCGAGATCCGTGAGTCCCGCTGGTATAATTACATCATTTTCAACGACGATTTCAGTCGGGCACTTGAAGAGCTGAAATCGGTCATCATCGCCGAACGTTGCCGGACCGATCGGGTTCTGGATGCTGTCGGCGAGATGTTCGAGCTTTCGTAACACAAAAAGGGGGAGATAGATGGCACGGGTTACGGTTGAAGATTGTCTCGAACGGGTAGATAACCGTTTTCTGCT of the Geobacter sp. genome contains:
- a CDS encoding glycosyltransferase → MTDNLKVTIITVCFNSEETIADTIKSVISQNYSNIEHIVVDGASNDKTLEIVRMFPDNEVLIVSEPDRGIYDAMNKGISLATGDIVGFLNADDFYADDNVIQEIVNVFSDSTIEACYSDLVYVDKDNINTVVRYWKSRHYRDGLFSKGWVPPHPTFFTRRELYDRLGDFDLTFPIAADFELMLRFIACNKVKTHYIPHVTVHMRLGGTSNKSIKNIIRQNIEIRKAIMKNGIKTSVGFYSCRVVDKLTQYVKKPKYDREY
- a CDS encoding sugar transferase, encoding MKLYKNKLKRFYDICFSGLLLLLLLPLLLLIAMIVRLTSPGPAFYWSERVGANNQIFNMPKFRTMQINTPTVATHLLGDPTHYVTSIGHFLRRTSLDELPQLYSILCGDMSFVGPRPALYNQDDLIKLRVERGVHRLIPGLTGWAQINGRDELPIPIKVDLDEYYLQNQSLCFDLRIIVITLFKVLRRDGVAH
- a CDS encoding glycosyltransferase, giving the protein MQSFTSRWSCPLTDSTHIPLVTIVTPSYNQGRFIEATILSVLNQDYPNIEYFVIDGGSSDNTIDILQKYENRLTWISEPDIGQSQAINKGFQLGRGEILGWLNSDDTYEPGAIRTVVEYLGKHADIMMVYGEGNLMDIDGNFIKRFPTMQTFDLWAFIFQLSNFMQPSTFFRKNAISTLGLLDTSMHWYMDFEYWLRIGSRFNVGHSNHVLSNTRIYPATKTARGGIIRLYELFSVINKYSSNTFIASSCMFIGGLFASHLKYKHTKIYNCFQSHILLCKSFLKKKISNHHGVYADDWLGKKARFMLPVLNAASHIRIGIEFPEDTRLIPNQICAELNGKAVSVLSCATPGSYQLKIPCNSIATAPIEIVLIFSRALPPDSQRRRLACKLVSVDFIA
- a CDS encoding SDR family NAD(P)-dependent oxidoreductase; its protein translation is MFSGRRILVFLLDTCLIACAYVLSFVFRFDFYLSSEIFEVVLQSLAIVLAVKVTIFLASGLYRNIWRYASLQDAVEIFKVVTLSTILSAFALLLFHQTPHIPRSIYLLDWFLLFFMMSSSRLVWRMYRERCLLPKLHSGRRTLIVGAGEAGNLLLKEIRKQADSPYNVIGFVDDDLDKQKMRLAGVPVLGTVAHLHGVIRKYAVEDVIIAIPSASGTVIRNLVDCCKKTKVRFKTLPSITAIIDGKISVSHIKDVEIEDLLGRETVTLDEGRICDYLTGKRVLVTGAAGSIGSEICRQVAAFGPAKLILFDNAETPLYHIEKELTEKYMEFPLIPVLGDIRHRDRVEEVMGEFLPDVVFHAAAYKHVPMMEYNPAEAVTNNIQGTKILADAAHRVGVRNFVMISTDKAVNPTNVMGASKRTAEIYVQALARKSGTNFTTVRFGNVLGSNGSVIPLFKEQIRNGGPVTVTDSRVIRYFMTIPEACQLVLQAGCIGNGGEIFVLDMGEPVRILDLAEELIRLSGFTPNQDIDIVFTGLRPGEKLFEELLIEGEGIKPTAHEKIRVLESVAIDLNDINSELAVLFQLAHQSDIPGLLATLRDLVPEFTPRYSFDGQAPPAFQRVRPDLFPLARKGVHKVLSLKKLHQQTV
- a CDS encoding capsule assembly Wzi family protein, which codes for MFVAGISFTSSCHAGVAAANIPLDSSLYQGLEKLAGYGLIPSEFRGIRPYSRAEAARLLTQAEEALTVQKEAVPPLAHELVKQLRALVPREIALQSDASSAPLFDINPFASIRLRYTWLDGLARNFTRQVHDPGGDGVFGIGAGLRPDNPYPSPVWQQGGEGTPLFENNEGVRYVDGDNFHAQWGMEATVSTWGLLFLEPQFLHSAETDRVDLRKGYVKLGNGALELEIGRDAAWFGPGYRGALTLTNNARNFDLVKLSSPEPVDLGNWGLLKYALLASRFERTVTNGVEREPYFFALKLSYKPVDAWEIGFNMGKQVGGPGVDNSLGSTLRGIVGGTSDDNANSLAGFDLRYRASWLRNTEFYGEFSGEDTAKFWPIVESYVAGIFVPNLTGDGRNDLRFEYFWGNQILYTNGTFPGGYVNQGMPIGHSQGGATQDFFFRYSHWFSARTNLALEYIHTQRGVIGKLPGQEEEQKNAWRGFCRLPIYGDWDAELMYGWEHVNNFDLLPGAERTNQVFALDLSYRY
- the galE gene encoding UDP-glucose 4-epimerase GalE: MQKVLVTGGCGYIGSHVVRQLSEAGYAVVVYDNLSTGFADALIHGEQLIVGDLADTARLDALFVEHGFRQVLHFAAAIVAPESVTDPLKYYSNNTRNTLNLLQACVKHGVERFVFSSTAAVYGMPADGYASETSPTEPINPYGTSKLMSEWMLRDTAAAHALKFVALRYFNVAGADPLARMGQRTPEATHLIKVCCQTALGLRDRVAIYGTDYDTPDGTGIRDYIHIEDLAAAHLAALSYLEQGGESTRINVGYGCGASVREVISLVKDVSGIDFPVIEAPRRPGDPAMLVARADKIRSLLAWTSRHDNLRSIVADAWRWESKLQGR
- a CDS encoding YicC family protein, which translates into the protein MIKSMTGYGKAVREVGGSKLVVEIRSVNHRYGEVSVKVPRTMLALENDVRRLVTTRLKRGKIEVFVKQESFVGAASMPVLNIPLAKAYHKAFMSLKEALGLGEPISLSLLAAQRDVLVIGDEESAPETWLPELTAAANQAVDGLEAMRMREGEALLADITQRLATLESLIATVAERVPQVVSDTAAKLRERVSQLLASNPLDEARIAQEVALMADRCDVTEELVRFRSHLTQMSSTLRADEPVGRKLDFLLQELNREVNTIGSKANDAELATQVIALKAELEKIREQVQNIE
- a CDS encoding guanylate kinase, producing the protein MKREGIVFIISAPSGAGKTTLCKEVIDIFHDLRHSVSYTTRQARPGEVHGRDYFFVGQEEFRRMVEADEFVEWAEVHGNCYGTALATLAEYRSRNIDVILDIDCQGARQLKEQFAGGVFIFILPPSYHELRRRLDKRNSDSEEVIEMRIENAAAEIRESRWYNYIIFNDDFSRALEELKSVIIAERCRTDRVLDAVGEMFELS